Proteins encoded together in one Deinococcus multiflagellatus window:
- the rpsG gene encoding 30S ribosomal protein S7 has protein sequence MARRRQAEVRVIQPDLVYQDVLVSAMINRIMRDGKKNLASRIFYGAMKLVQERTGQESLKIFKQAYDNVKPRVEVRSRRVGGSTYQVPVEPTERRKQSLTLRWMISAVDSRPERTAVERLAGEIMDAAQGRGGAIKKKDDVERMAEANRAYAHYRW, from the coding sequence ATGGCACGTCGCCGCCAAGCTGAAGTGCGCGTCATCCAGCCGGACCTGGTCTACCAGGACGTGCTGGTGAGCGCGATGATCAACCGCATCATGCGCGATGGAAAGAAAAACCTCGCCAGCCGCATTTTCTACGGCGCTATGAAGCTCGTTCAGGAGCGCACCGGTCAGGAGTCCCTGAAGATCTTCAAGCAGGCCTACGACAACGTCAAACCCCGCGTTGAAGTGCGCAGCCGCCGCGTGGGTGGCAGCACCTACCAGGTGCCCGTGGAGCCCACCGAGCGCCGCAAGCAGAGCCTGACCCTGCGCTGGATGATCAGCGCCGTGGACAGCCGCCCCGAGCGCACCGCCGTGGAGCGCCTGGCCGGCGAGATCATGGACGCCGCGCAGGGCCGTGGCGGCGCCATCAAGAAGAAAGACGACGTGGAGCGCATGGCGGAAGCCAACCGCGCCTACGCGCACTACCGCTGGTAA
- the rpsL gene encoding 30S ribosomal protein S12, with translation MPTTQQLLRKGRKTIQKKSKVPALKGSPFRRGVCTVVKTTTPKKPNSALRKIARVRLSSAFEVTAYIPGEGHNLQEHSVVLIRGGRVKDLPGVRYHIVRGSLDTQGVKDRNKSRSKYGTKKPKAGAAAAGAKKK, from the coding sequence CTGCCTACCACCCAGCAACTGCTCCGTAAGGGTCGCAAGACGATCCAGAAGAAGAGCAAGGTTCCGGCCCTCAAGGGCAGCCCCTTCCGCCGTGGCGTGTGCACGGTCGTGAAGACCACCACCCCCAAGAAGCCGAACTCGGCGCTGCGCAAGATTGCCCGCGTTCGTCTGTCCAGCGCCTTCGAAGTCACCGCGTACATCCCCGGTGAAGGCCACAACCTGCAGGAGCACAGCGTGGTGCTTATTCGCGGCGGCCGTGTGAAGGACCTCCCCGGTGTGCGCTACCACATCGTGCGCGGCAGCCTGGACACCCAGGGCGTCAAAGACCGCAACAAGAGCCGTTCCAAGTACGGCACCAAGAAGCCCAAGGCCGGCGCTGCCGCTGCGGGCGCGAAGAAGAAGTAA
- the hflX gene encoding GTPase HflX: protein MHGNLSGLRPAQLKALGNLYRRRIEPGRIGSPELARNLAELSHDVRREVGVLIDRRGRVISVSVADAKGTEFPDLRLGENRLAGFHLLHTHPRGGALSKGDLSTLFLKRLDAVSAIEVRQEGQPGLVHTAHLTPPGTVGEEEDWRILPPVPAFQIDEFDLGAQVSALEEEIARTARTREAKKDHERAILVQIDQGEFDAEERLDELAELARTAGAEVVHRELVYRRHLKAGTLVGAGKLEELTSKAYHLDADLLIFGQELGPAQAREIEAATGLKIIDRTQLILDIFALHAQGVESRLQVELAQLRYMKPRLLGAGAQLSRIGGSGGSAAGGAIGTRGPGETKLELDRRRINDRLSFLEKQLEGVSARREERRKQRARNDVPVVSIVGYTNAGKSTLLNAFTHAAEEPRRVLAENKLFATLRPTSRQGFLEGIGPVVLTDTVGFIRDLPKDLTRAFRATLEEIGDADVLLHVVDAASPGADTRLDAVNRILEELGFRDMPTVIALNKADAAEPDALAREVERTGGIPVSALRNLGLSELKEALADAVAQVQRQQLAAREEARELAAQYR from the coding sequence GTGCATGGCAACCTGTCTGGCCTGCGTCCTGCGCAACTCAAAGCCCTGGGCAACCTGTACCGCCGCCGCATTGAGCCGGGCCGCATTGGCTCGCCGGAACTGGCGCGCAACCTCGCTGAACTGTCGCATGACGTGCGACGCGAAGTGGGCGTGCTGATTGACCGCCGGGGCCGCGTGATTTCCGTGAGCGTGGCTGACGCCAAGGGCACCGAATTCCCGGACCTGCGTCTGGGCGAAAACCGGCTGGCGGGCTTTCACCTGCTGCACACCCACCCGCGCGGCGGGGCCCTGAGCAAAGGCGACCTGTCCACGCTGTTCCTGAAGCGCCTGGATGCCGTGAGCGCCATTGAGGTGCGCCAGGAGGGTCAGCCTGGGCTGGTGCACACCGCCCACCTGACCCCGCCCGGCACTGTGGGCGAGGAAGAAGACTGGCGCATTCTGCCACCCGTCCCCGCGTTCCAGATTGATGAATTCGACCTGGGGGCCCAGGTGAGCGCCCTGGAAGAGGAAATTGCGCGTACGGCCCGCACCCGCGAGGCCAAGAAAGACCACGAGCGCGCCATTCTGGTGCAGATTGACCAGGGCGAATTTGACGCCGAGGAGCGTCTGGACGAACTGGCCGAGCTGGCCCGCACCGCCGGCGCCGAGGTGGTGCACCGCGAGCTGGTGTACCGCCGTCACCTGAAGGCGGGAACGCTGGTGGGCGCGGGCAAGCTGGAAGAACTGACCAGCAAGGCCTACCACCTGGACGCCGACCTGCTGATTTTCGGGCAGGAACTGGGGCCGGCCCAGGCGCGCGAGATCGAGGCCGCCACGGGCCTGAAGATCATTGACCGCACGCAGCTGATTCTGGACATCTTCGCGCTGCACGCGCAAGGGGTGGAATCGCGGCTGCAGGTGGAACTGGCGCAGCTGCGCTACATGAAGCCGCGCCTGCTGGGCGCCGGGGCGCAGCTCTCGCGCATCGGGGGCAGTGGGGGCAGTGCGGCGGGCGGGGCCATCGGCACGCGCGGGCCCGGGGAAACGAAGCTGGAGCTGGACCGCCGCCGCATCAACGACCGCCTGAGCTTTCTGGAAAAGCAACTTGAAGGCGTGTCCGCGCGGCGCGAGGAACGGCGCAAGCAGCGCGCCCGCAACGATGTGCCCGTGGTCTCGATTGTGGGCTACACCAACGCGGGCAAGTCCACGCTCCTGAACGCCTTTACGCATGCCGCCGAGGAACCCCGGCGCGTGCTGGCCGAGAACAAACTGTTTGCTACCCTGCGGCCCACCAGCCGCCAGGGGTTCCTGGAGGGCATTGGCCCGGTGGTGCTGACCGACACGGTGGGCTTCATCCGTGACCTGCCCAAGGACCTGACCCGGGCCTTCCGCGCCACCCTGGAAGAAATTGGCGACGCCGACGTGCTGCTGCATGTGGTGGACGCCGCCAGCCCCGGGGCCGACACCCGCCTGGACGCCGTGAACCGCATTCTGGAAGAGTTGGGCTTCCGGGACATGCCCACCGTGATCGCGCTGAACAAGGCCGACGCCGCCGAGCCAGACGCCCTGGCCCGTGAAGTGGAGCGCACGGGCGGCATTCCGGTGAGCGCCCTGCGCAACCTGGGGCTGAGTGAACTGAAAGAGGCCCTGGCCGACGCGGTGGCGCAGGTGCAGCGCCAGCAACTGGCCGCGCGCGAAGAGGCCCGGGAGCTGGCGGCGCAGTACCGCTGA
- a CDS encoding endonuclease/exonuclease/phosphatase family protein, with the protein MTRRRLGACQSARVRLAWVYLALVAVGWLLGDVVGERTVPTLLLAYAPPLLWLLPAPLVLGAALWRRRGRRAALAGTLLALWGAGLLHWTPQRDGELRVATYNVLRGDRVGPVRLGQALRTLNADVILLQESNFRRPGAREALAAALPGYRVVHAAEVTTLTRLPLLDVRRVPLPRHRREVLITRLRWQGRPLTVVNAHLGTVQVVDALAGDWASLHRTRAARDEQVRVLSDLAAQTQGPVLLGGDLNTPPRGRLWRQLRAAYGSDAHDHAGRGPGWTFPALRVRIDHVLSPDLRPARSRVLPWTFSDHRPLLTEWQAAPQSKAAAP; encoded by the coding sequence GTGACGCGGCGCCGCCTGGGCGCGTGCCAGAGTGCGCGGGTGAGATTGGCATGGGTGTATCTGGCCCTGGTGGCGGTGGGTTGGCTGCTGGGCGACGTGGTGGGCGAGCGCACGGTGCCCACCCTGCTGCTGGCCTACGCGCCGCCGCTGCTGTGGCTGCTGCCGGCGCCCTTGGTGCTGGGCGCCGCACTGTGGCGGCGCCGGGGGCGACGCGCCGCGCTGGCGGGCACCCTGCTGGCGCTCTGGGGCGCGGGGCTGCTGCACTGGACCCCGCAGCGGGACGGCGAACTGCGCGTGGCGACCTACAACGTGCTGCGCGGTGACCGGGTGGGCCCGGTGCGGTTGGGGCAGGCGCTGCGGACCCTGAACGCCGACGTGATTCTGCTGCAGGAGAGCAACTTTCGCCGCCCTGGAGCGCGGGAGGCGCTGGCCGCCGCCCTCCCCGGCTACCGCGTGGTGCACGCCGCCGAGGTGACCACCCTGACCCGCCTGCCCCTGCTGGACGTGCGCCGGGTGCCGCTGCCCCGCCACCGCCGCGAGGTGCTGATCACGCGCCTGCGCTGGCAGGGCCGCCCGCTGACGGTGGTGAACGCCCACCTGGGGACCGTGCAGGTGGTGGACGCCCTGGCCGGCGACTGGGCCTCCCTGCACCGCACCCGCGCCGCCCGCGACGAGCAGGTGCGGGTGCTCAGTGACCTTGCGGCGCAGACCCAGGGGCCGGTGCTGCTGGGCGGCGACCTGAACACGCCCCCGCGCGGCCGGCTGTGGCGGCAGCTGCGGGCGGCCTACGGCTCGGACGCCCACGACCACGCCGGGCGCGGCCCCGGCTGGACCTTTCCGGCCCTGCGGGTGCGCATTGACCATGTGCTCAGCCCAGACCTGCGCCCGGCCCGCAGCCGCGTGCTGCCCTGGACCTTCAGCGACCACCGCCCGCTACTGACGGAGTGGCAGGCTGCACCCCAGTCAAAGGCCGCTGCGCCGTAA
- a CDS encoding AAA family ATPase, whose amino-acid sequence MQRIIVIGTSGSGKTTLARHLAARLGVPHGEQDAWNHLAGWQEAPLAQFRAQVAAFTAASAWVMDGNYSRARDIGWARADTIVWLDYPAHIVFGRVLRRTVRRVLTQEELWNGNRETLRGALSAEGPVRWAIRTHWRRRGETLALVAAHPHLQLIRLRTPAQAQGWLTAQRPLTGVQPATPSVAGGGR is encoded by the coding sequence ATGCAGCGCATCATCGTGATTGGCACCTCCGGCAGCGGCAAGACCACCCTGGCGCGGCACCTCGCGGCCCGGCTGGGGGTCCCGCACGGCGAGCAGGACGCCTGGAACCATCTTGCGGGCTGGCAGGAGGCGCCGCTGGCACAGTTCCGGGCCCAGGTGGCGGCGTTCACGGCCGCCTCGGCCTGGGTGATGGACGGCAACTACAGCCGCGCGCGCGACATCGGCTGGGCGCGGGCCGACACCATCGTGTGGCTGGACTACCCGGCCCACATAGTGTTTGGCCGGGTGCTGCGGCGCACGGTCCGGCGGGTGCTCACCCAGGAAGAACTGTGGAACGGCAACCGCGAAACGCTGCGCGGCGCCCTGAGTGCCGAAGGCCCGGTGCGCTGGGCCATCCGTACCCACTGGCGGCGGCGGGGCGAAACCCTGGCGCTGGTCGCGGCGCATCCCCACCTGCAGCTGATTCGCCTGCGCACCCCCGCCCAGGCCCAGGGGTGGCTTACGGCGCAGCGGCCTTTGACTGGGGTGCAGCCTGCCACTCCGTCAGTAGCGGGCGGTGGTCGCTGA
- a CDS encoding PQQ-dependent sugar dehydrogenase: protein MPHLPALTAALLASAALGPASAQAPQVAFRPFLSGLNQVTAITHAGDGSGRLFAAQQDGRIRVVQGGKVSGELFLDLRALTRAGGERGLLGLAFDPAYKTNRRLFVHYTDRNGDTVLARYIATADGRRADPGSAKTLFTAQQPYPNHNGGQLAFGPDGFLYLGLGDGGSGGDPQNHGQNLASPLGKILRFDVRGADAKPAPGNPFLNRQGVNPNIWAYGLRNPWRFSFDRQTGDLIIADVGQNAFEEIDWQPRSSKGGENYGWRVREGRQCFEESCRAGSYVEPVLVYGRQEGQSVTGGYVYRGSAIPALKGQYVFADFASGTVWAARMTGRNWTKSVLGRVSGPSTFGEDERGELYVAEYSSGRILKLTRGG, encoded by the coding sequence ATGCCGCACCTGCCTGCCCTGACCGCCGCCCTCCTGGCCTCTGCCGCGCTGGGCCCCGCCTCGGCCCAGGCCCCCCAGGTCGCCTTCCGGCCTTTTCTCAGTGGCCTGAATCAGGTCACGGCCATCACCCACGCCGGGGACGGTTCGGGGCGGCTGTTCGCCGCGCAGCAGGACGGGCGCATCCGGGTGGTGCAGGGCGGCAAAGTCAGCGGGGAACTGTTTCTGGACCTGCGCGCCCTGACCCGGGCGGGGGGCGAGCGCGGCCTGCTGGGGCTGGCCTTTGATCCGGCCTACAAGACCAACCGGCGCCTGTTCGTGCATTACACCGACCGCAATGGCGATACCGTGCTGGCCCGCTACATCGCCACGGCCGACGGGCGCCGGGCCGACCCCGGCAGCGCCAAGACCCTGTTTACGGCTCAGCAGCCGTACCCCAACCACAACGGCGGCCAGCTGGCCTTTGGCCCGGACGGCTTTCTGTACCTGGGGCTGGGCGACGGCGGCTCGGGCGGCGATCCCCAGAACCACGGGCAGAATCTGGCCTCGCCCCTGGGCAAGATTCTGCGCTTTGACGTGCGCGGCGCCGACGCGAAGCCGGCCCCGGGCAATCCCTTTCTGAACCGCCAGGGCGTCAATCCCAACATCTGGGCGTATGGCCTGCGCAACCCCTGGCGGTTTTCCTTTGACCGCCAGACGGGCGACCTGATCATTGCCGACGTGGGCCAGAACGCCTTTGAGGAAATTGACTGGCAGCCGCGTAGCAGCAAGGGCGGCGAAAACTACGGCTGGCGGGTGCGCGAGGGCCGGCAGTGCTTCGAGGAGAGTTGCCGGGCCGGCTCTTACGTGGAGCCGGTGCTGGTCTACGGCCGTCAGGAAGGGCAGAGCGTGACCGGCGGCTACGTGTACCGGGGCAGCGCCATTCCGGCCCTGAAGGGGCAGTACGTGTTTGCCGATTTCGCCTCGGGCACGGTGTGGGCCGCGCGCATGACTGGCCGCAATTGGACCAAGAGCGTCCTGGGCCGGGTGAGCGGCCCCAGCACCTTCGGCGAGGACGAGCGCGGCGAACTGTATGTGGCGGAGTACAGCAGCGGGCGGATTCTGAAGCTGACGCGGGGGGGGTAG
- a CDS encoding M48 family metallopeptidase → MSGWEVAGVPVTVKRSRRRRTVALQVKPGAVTLYAPLRVSTAQLQAILEARREWVAGHLAGYAARPPERPAAHHGQPLPFLGDTLTLVLDPARRTAQRVGDNLHLPDHDPQAALERWTRRACAEPYRALVADYAAGLGAAGRLGRVAVSNTRSRWGSCTAAGDIRLHWKLSRAPLPVLRYVALHEAAHLLELNHSPRYWAHVTRLMPEWPTHRDWLRTNGHTL, encoded by the coding sequence ATGTCGGGGTGGGAAGTCGCGGGGGTGCCCGTTACGGTCAAGCGCAGCCGGCGGCGGCGCACCGTGGCGCTGCAGGTCAAGCCCGGGGCCGTGACCCTCTACGCCCCGCTGCGGGTCAGCACTGCGCAGTTGCAGGCCATTCTGGAGGCCCGGCGCGAGTGGGTGGCTGGGCATCTGGCCGGGTACGCCGCCCGTCCCCCAGAGCGCCCGGCGGCGCACCACGGCCAGCCCCTGCCTTTTCTGGGCGACACGCTGACGCTGGTGCTGGACCCCGCCCGCCGCACGGCGCAGCGGGTGGGCGACAACCTGCACCTGCCTGACCATGACCCCCAGGCCGCCCTGGAACGCTGGACCCGCCGGGCCTGCGCCGAACCTTACCGGGCGCTGGTGGCCGATTACGCGGCTGGGCTGGGCGCCGCTGGCCGCCTGGGCCGGGTGGCTGTCAGCAATACCCGCTCGCGCTGGGGCAGTTGCACGGCGGCCGGGGACATCCGCTTGCACTGGAAACTCAGCCGCGCGCCGCTGCCGGTGCTGCGTTACGTGGCCCTGCACGAAGCCGCGCACCTGCTGGAACTCAACCATTCGCCGCGCTACTGGGCCCACGTCACCCGCCTCATGCCGGAGTGGCCCACGCACCGCGACTGGCTAAGGACAAACGGCCACACCCTCTGA
- the ypfJ gene encoding KPN_02809 family neutral zinc metallopeptidase, with protein sequence MDWKNLPGSGGGIDDRRGGGGLPGGGIAVGGVGGLIIALIAMFFGVDPGAILGGGQKGAPQTQSGQSQPGAAPSANDEEYQFVDRILGSTNQVWGQVFQEAGRTYTKPPLVLYRRGTSSGCGQANSAVGPFYCPVDNSVYLDTSFFATMQQRLGGGGDFAYAYVIAHEVGHHVQNELGIADQVERRQRSARTEAEANSYGVRLELQADCFAGVWGNRTRQQTNITQADVQEAVRTAEAIGDDNLQRQSQGYVVPDAFTHGSSQQRVKWFMTGLRSGNPNDCDTFSVAYNQL encoded by the coding sequence ATGGACTGGAAAAATTTGCCGGGCAGTGGCGGCGGCATTGATGATCGGCGGGGTGGCGGTGGTCTGCCCGGCGGCGGCATTGCGGTGGGCGGCGTGGGCGGCCTGATTATCGCCCTGATCGCCATGTTCTTTGGGGTGGACCCAGGGGCCATCCTGGGCGGCGGCCAGAAAGGGGCGCCGCAGACCCAGTCGGGCCAGAGCCAGCCGGGCGCGGCGCCCAGTGCCAACGACGAGGAATACCAGTTCGTGGACCGCATTCTGGGCAGCACCAATCAGGTGTGGGGCCAGGTGTTTCAGGAAGCGGGGCGCACCTACACCAAGCCGCCCCTGGTGCTGTACCGCCGCGGCACCAGCAGCGGCTGCGGGCAGGCCAACAGCGCCGTGGGCCCCTTTTACTGCCCGGTGGACAACAGCGTCTACCTGGACACCAGCTTCTTTGCCACCATGCAGCAGCGTCTGGGGGGCGGCGGCGACTTTGCCTACGCCTACGTGATCGCCCATGAGGTCGGGCACCACGTGCAGAACGAACTGGGCATTGCCGATCAGGTGGAGCGCCGCCAGCGCAGCGCCCGCACCGAGGCCGAGGCCAACAGCTACGGCGTGCGCCTGGAACTGCAGGCCGACTGCTTTGCCGGGGTGTGGGGCAACCGCACCCGCCAGCAGACCAACATCACCCAGGCCGACGTGCAGGAAGCCGTGCGCACCGCCGAGGCGATTGGCGACGACAACCTGCAGCGCCAGTCGCAGGGCTACGTGGTGCCGGACGCCTTTACCCACGGCTCCAGCCAGCAGCGCGTGAAGTGGTTCATGACGGGCCTGCGCAGCGGCAACCCCAACGACTGCGACACCTTTAGCGTGGCCTACAACCAGCTGTAA
- a CDS encoding helix-turn-helix domain-containing protein produces the protein MSLPLATILHTIAAQPRTPDELARLLGSTADALGGMLRTLRQGGYVQDAVPQEGSCACGPCSLKSMCRNADQTDPALHLLRLTPRGEAYLQQRRPT, from the coding sequence ATGAGCCTGCCACTGGCGACCATTCTGCACACCATCGCGGCGCAGCCCCGCACCCCGGACGAACTGGCCCGCCTGCTGGGCAGCACGGCCGACGCCCTGGGCGGCATGCTGCGCACCCTGCGCCAGGGCGGCTACGTGCAGGACGCCGTCCCGCAGGAAGGAAGCTGCGCCTGCGGGCCCTGCTCGCTGAAAAGCATGTGCCGCAACGCCGACCAGACCGATCCCGCCCTGCACCTGCTGCGCCTGACGCCCCGGGGCGAGGCCTACCTGCAGCAGCGCAGGCCCACCTGA
- the feoB gene encoding ferrous iron transport protein B yields the protein MSAALSPQTLVPDAAACAATLARLQAAHEPRVVVVGNPNVGKTTLVNAVAGTHLKVGNWSGVTVEKREARFQRAGRTVHLLDLPGAYSLSPHTPEEIITRAALLDEAPDAVLNVLDAGNLERNLYLTLQLMDYHLPVAVALNLVDEARGKGVQVDAAALARLLGVPVVETVASRAQGTGTLVDVALERATLGTSVRYPEAIEAAVAALRAEMAPLDTLPPHAHRALALALLEGDPSVRGRLHATGHAPLLHAADEVLADLAAQGADPLIEIAEARYALAGDIARAAAPQAQARRTLTERLDTLALHPWLGVPLFLLLVLLVFRLTFSVAAPFVDLIGGPLQTTVTGWATAALAWFPLGRDLVTGAIIPGVGTVLSFLPTLLVLYLAMSFLEDSGYMARAAFLMDRAMRGLGLDGRAFIPLILGFGCNVPAVYATRTLERRSDRLLVSMVLPFMSCSARLPVYVVFAAALFPRRASVLVWALYVLGMAVAFVSAWVLRRTALPAEGSGVLLELPPYRFPTGAVLWKHAWRRTASFARRARTTVMATVAAVWLLLAVPAVGGAAFASVAPQDSLFGRVSDWVSPLFAPLGFGDWQAAGALVPGFIAKEVVVGTLGQIYLGEQAAAPTPLGLLAGLGEAVRGTWDAVVASVSALPTVLALPSLNADAGASLQTPLAAALAHAFTPAGALAYLVFVLLYTPCIATVGALAQEHGRRVAWGTVAYQLLSAWAAAFLTYQLARLWL from the coding sequence GTGAGCGCTGCCCTGAGCCCCCAGACCCTGGTGCCCGACGCCGCCGCCTGCGCCGCCACCCTGGCCCGGTTGCAGGCGGCCCACGAACCGCGCGTGGTGGTGGTGGGCAACCCCAACGTGGGCAAGACCACCCTGGTCAACGCCGTGGCGGGCACCCACCTGAAGGTGGGCAACTGGAGCGGCGTGACGGTGGAAAAGCGTGAAGCGCGGTTTCAGCGGGCCGGGCGCACCGTGCATCTGCTGGACCTGCCCGGCGCCTACTCGCTCAGCCCGCACACGCCCGAAGAGATCATCACGCGCGCCGCGCTGCTCGATGAGGCCCCCGACGCCGTGCTGAACGTGCTGGACGCCGGCAATCTGGAGCGCAACCTGTACCTGACGCTGCAGCTGATGGATTACCACCTGCCGGTGGCGGTGGCGCTGAATCTGGTGGACGAAGCGCGCGGCAAGGGCGTGCAGGTGGACGCCGCCGCGCTGGCCCGGCTGCTGGGGGTGCCGGTGGTGGAAACCGTGGCCAGCCGCGCCCAGGGCACCGGCACCCTGGTGGACGTGGCCCTGGAACGTGCCACCCTGGGCACCAGCGTGCGCTACCCCGAGGCCATTGAGGCGGCGGTGGCGGCCCTGCGCGCCGAGATGGCGCCGCTTGATACCCTGCCGCCCCATGCCCACCGCGCGCTGGCCCTGGCCCTGCTGGAGGGCGATCCCAGCGTGCGCGGGCGCCTGCACGCCACCGGACACGCGCCGCTGCTGCACGCCGCCGACGAGGTGCTGGCCGATCTGGCCGCCCAGGGCGCCGACCCCCTGATCGAGATTGCCGAGGCCCGCTACGCCCTGGCCGGCGACATTGCCCGCGCCGCCGCGCCGCAGGCCCAGGCCCGGCGCACCCTCACCGAGCGCCTGGACACGCTGGCGCTGCACCCCTGGCTGGGCGTGCCGCTGTTTCTGCTGCTGGTGCTGCTGGTCTTCCGTCTCACCTTCAGCGTGGCCGCGCCCTTTGTGGACCTGATCGGCGGGCCGCTGCAAACCACCGTGACTGGCTGGGCGACGGCCGCGCTGGCGTGGTTTCCCCTGGGCCGCGACCTGGTGACGGGCGCCATTATTCCGGGTGTGGGCACGGTGCTCAGCTTCCTGCCCACCCTGCTCGTGCTGTACCTCGCCATGAGTTTTCTGGAAGACAGCGGCTACATGGCGCGCGCCGCCTTCCTGATGGACCGGGCCATGCGCGGCCTGGGCCTGGACGGCCGGGCCTTTATTCCCCTGATTCTGGGCTTTGGCTGCAATGTGCCGGCGGTGTACGCCACCCGCACCCTGGAGCGGCGCAGCGACCGCCTGCTGGTGAGCATGGTGCTGCCGTTCATGAGCTGTTCGGCGCGCCTGCCGGTGTACGTGGTGTTTGCCGCCGCGCTGTTTCCGCGCCGCGCCAGCGTGCTGGTGTGGGCGCTGTACGTGCTGGGGATGGCGGTGGCATTTGTCTCGGCGTGGGTGCTGCGCCGCACCGCCCTGCCGGCCGAGGGCAGCGGCGTGCTGCTGGAGTTGCCCCCGTACCGCTTTCCCACGGGCGCGGTGCTCTGGAAACACGCGTGGCGCCGCACCGCCAGCTTCGCGCGCCGGGCACGCACCACGGTGATGGCCACGGTGGCAGCGGTGTGGCTGCTGCTGGCGGTGCCGGCGGTGGGCGGCGCGGCCTTTGCCTCGGTGGCGCCGCAGGACAGCCTGTTCGGCCGGGTGAGCGACTGGGTGTCGCCGCTGTTTGCGCCGCTGGGCTTTGGCGACTGGCAGGCGGCGGGCGCGCTGGTGCCGGGCTTTATCGCCAAGGAAGTGGTGGTGGGCACCCTGGGGCAGATTTACCTGGGCGAACAGGCCGCCGCCCCCACCCCGCTGGGCCTACTGGCCGGGCTGGGCGAGGCCGTGCGGGGTACCTGGGACGCCGTGGTGGCCAGCGTTTCGGCGCTGCCCACGGTGCTGGCCCTGCCCAGCCTGAACGCCGACGCGGGCGCCAGCCTGCAAACCCCTCTGGCCGCCGCGCTGGCCCACGCCTTTACGCCCGCCGGGGCTCTGGCCTACCTGGTGTTCGTGCTGCTGTACACGCCCTGCATTGCCACAGTGGGCGCGCTGGCACAGGAACACGGGCGCCGCGTGGCCTGGGGCACCGTGGCCTACCAGCTGCTCAGCGCCTGGGCGGCGGCGTTCCTCACCTACCAGCTGGCGCGGCTGTGGCTGTGA
- a CDS encoding FeoA family protein yields the protein MPDVSLDTLRPGDSAHIVSVDSAHPLRRRLTELGFVRGAPVTVIRRAPMGDPVQLRLGGALLALRAADLRLIQVRA from the coding sequence ATGCCGGATGTGTCCCTCGATACCCTGCGCCCGGGCGACAGCGCCCATATCGTGTCGGTGGACAGCGCCCACCCCCTGCGCCGCCGCCTGACCGAACTGGGCTTTGTGCGCGGCGCGCCGGTGACCGTGATTCGCCGCGCGCCGATGGGTGATCCGGTGCAGCTGCGGCTGGGCGGCGCCCTGCTGGCCCTGCGCGCCGCCGACCTGCGCCTGATCCAGGTGCGGGCGTGA
- a CDS encoding ribose-phosphate diphosphokinase, translated as MSAPHRAPSALLQSRRSPLLVFAGQSNRPLAQAICDHLGVPLGESTTEKFSNDNIIVHYEESLREGDVFIVQSFSTPVSDSIMELMLMIDAAKSASAGRVTAVIPYYSYARSDKKDSPRISIAGRLIADLLQEAGADRILTMTLHAPQVHGFFKVPVDHLSADVVLAQHFKKSVPEAHNGVVLAPDAGSIKRASQIARRLDSGLAMIDKERLSDTEVRPRALIGDVEGKTVFIVDDEISTAGSLVETVNIARSMGAKDVYVAVTHGVYTGPAIQRIAGLNVTQVASTNTVLVPDSKIEASNGRLAVLDVAPLFANAITNIHTGASVSTLFS; from the coding sequence TTGTCCGCCCCCCACCGCGCTCCGTCCGCCCTGCTGCAAAGTCGCCGCTCGCCCCTGCTGGTCTTCGCCGGGCAGAGTAACCGCCCGCTGGCCCAGGCCATCTGCGACCACCTGGGGGTGCCGCTGGGCGAAAGCACCACCGAGAAGTTCAGTAACGACAACATCATCGTGCATTACGAGGAATCCCTGCGTGAAGGCGACGTGTTTATCGTGCAGAGCTTCTCCACGCCGGTCAGCGACTCGATCATGGAACTGATGCTGATGATCGACGCGGCCAAGAGCGCCAGTGCCGGGCGGGTCACGGCCGTCATTCCCTACTACTCCTACGCGCGCAGCGACAAGAAAGACAGCCCCCGCATCTCCATTGCCGGGCGCCTGATCGCCGATCTGCTGCAGGAAGCGGGCGCCGACCGCATTCTCACCATGACCCTGCACGCCCCGCAGGTGCACGGCTTTTTCAAGGTGCCGGTGGACCACCTCTCGGCCGATGTGGTGCTGGCGCAGCACTTCAAGAAGTCGGTGCCGGAGGCCCACAACGGCGTGGTGCTGGCCCCCGACGCGGGCAGCATCAAGCGCGCCTCGCAGATTGCCCGCCGCCTGGATTCGGGCCTCGCCATGATTGACAAAGAGCGCCTGTCTGACACCGAGGTCCGGCCCCGCGCCCTGATCGGGGACGTGGAAGGCAAGACGGTGTTCATTGTGGACGACGAGATCAGCACGGCGGGCAGCCTCGTGGAAACGGTGAACATTGCCCGCAGCATGGGCGCCAAGGACGTGTACGTGGCGGTCACGCACGGGGTGTACACCGGCCCGGCCATTCAGCGCATCGCGGGCCTGAATGTGACCCAGGTGGCCAGCACGAACACGGTGCTGGTGCCGGACAGCAAGATCGAAGCGTCCAACGGCCGCCTCGCGGTGCTGGACGTGGCGCCGCTGTTCGCCAACGCGATCACCAACATTCACACCGGCGCCAGCGTGAGCACCCTGTTCAGCTAA